A region from the Peromyscus maniculatus bairdii isolate BWxNUB_F1_BW_parent chromosome 5, HU_Pman_BW_mat_3.1, whole genome shotgun sequence genome encodes:
- the LOC102921404 gene encoding C-type lectin domain family 18 member A-like isoform X1, with protein sequence MSAALGRPQIQPEPSLGLGGQSRRLGLLLVLLSLPGVTWTEVQTPQLPEPAPALQALSRKESFLILSLHNRLRSQVQPPAANMRRMDWSESLAQIAQARAALCGTSAPPNVTSAPRHTPQVGWNVQLLPVGSATFVEVVNLWFAEGLQYRHREAECAHNATCTHYTQLVWATSSQLGCGKHLCSVDQTAMEAFVCAYSPGGNWDVNGKTIAPYKEGSWCSLCTASVSGCFKAWDHSGGLCEVPRNPCRRSCRNHGHLNISTCLCHCPPGYTGRYCQVRCSVQCVHGRFREEECSCICDVGYGGAQCATKVHFPFHTCDLRIDGDCFMVSSEADTYYGAKMKCQGKGGVLAQIESQKVQDILAFYLGRLETTNEVTDSDFETRNFWIGLTYKAAKDSFRWTTGEHQSFTSFAFGQPDNQGCQGSLDLAGADTGLRFGNCVEMQASAAFNWNDQRCKTRNRYICQFAQEHISLWEPGP encoded by the exons ATGTCTGCAGCACTAGGCAGGCCACAGATTCAGCCAGAGCCCTCCCTGGGGCTGGGAGGCCAGAGCCGACGGCTCGGTCTCTTGCTTGTGCTCCTGTCTCTCCCTGGTGTCACCTGGACAGAGGTGCAGACACCCCAGCTGCCAGAGCCGGCGCCAGCTCTCCAAG CCCTGAGCAGGAAGGAGAGTTTCCTGATCCTCTCCCTGCATAACCGCCTACGCAGTCAGGTCCAGCCTCCAGCAGCCAACATGCGGAGAatg GACTGGAGCGAGAGCCTGGCCCAAATAGCTCAAGCCAGGGCAGCCCTCTGTGGCACTTCAGCTCCTCCAAATGTGACATCTGCCCCACGGCACACCCCACAAGTGGGCTGGAATGTGCAGCTGCTGCCCGTGGGCTCCGCAACCTTTGTCGAAGTGGTCAACCTCTGGTTTGCTGAAGGACTGCAGTACAGACACAGGGAGGCTGAGTGTGCCCACAATGCCACCTGCACCCACTACACGCAG CTGGTGTGGGCCACTTCCAGCCAGCTGGGCTGTGGGAAGCATCTATGTTCTGTGGACCAGACAGCCATGGAAGCCTTCGTCTGTGCCTACTCCCCTGG AGGCAACTGGGATGTAAACGGGAAGACAATCGCCCCTTACAAGGAAGGCTCCTGGTGTTCACTCTGCACAGCCAGCGTCTCGGGCTGCTTCAAGGCCTGGGATCATTCAGGGGGCCTCTGTG AGGTCCCCAGAAACCCATGTCGCAGGAGCTGCCGAAATCATGGACATCTCAACATTAGCacttgtctctgtcactgtccccCTGGCTACACAGGGAGGTACTGCCAAG TGCGGTGCAGTGTTCAGTGTGTGCATGGCCGGTTCCGGGAAGAAGAATGCTCCTGTATCTGTGATGTCGGCTATGGGGGAGCCCAGTGTGCCA CCAAGGTGCACTTTCCCTTTCACACCTGTGACCTGAGGATTGATGGAGACTGCTTCATGGTGTCTTCCGAGGCAGACACCTATTATGGAGCCAAGATGAAATGTCAG GGAAAAGGTGGGGTACTGGCCCAGATCGAGAGCCAGAAAGTGCAAGACATCCTTGCCTTCTACCTGGGCCGACTGGAGACCACTAATGAGGTGACTGACAGTGACTTTGAGACCAGGAATTTCTGGATCG GACTCACCTACAAGGCAGCTAAGGACTCCTTCCGCTGGACTACTGGAGAACACCAGTCCTTCACGAGTTTTGCCTTTGGGCAGCCTGACAACCAGGG GTGCCAGGGAAGCCTGGACCTAGCTGGTGCAGACACAGGGCTGAG GTTTGGGAACTGTGTGGAAATGCAGGCATCTGCTGCCTTCAACTGGAATGACCAACGCTGTAAAACTCGAAACCGTTATATCTGTCAGTTTG CTCAGGAGCACATTTCCCTGTGGGAGCCAGGGCCCTGA
- the LOC102921404 gene encoding C-type lectin domain family 18 member A-like isoform X2, producing MSAALGRPQIQPEPSLGLGGQSRRLGLLLVLLSLPGVTWTEVQTPQLPEPAPALQALSRKESFLILSLHNRLRSQVQPPAANMRRMDWSESLAQIAQARAALCGTSAPPNVTSAPRHTPQVGWNVQLLPVGSATFVEVVNLWFAEGLQYRHREAECAHNATCTHYTQLVWATSSQLGCGKHLCSVDQTAMEAFVCAYSPGGNWDVNGKTIAPYKEGSWCSLCTASVSGCFKAWDHSGGLCEVPRNPCRRSCRNHGHLNISTCLCHCPPGYTGRYCQVRCSVQCVHGRFREEECSCICDVGYGGAQCATKVHFPFHTCDLRIDGDCFMVSSEADTYYGAKMKCQGKGGVLAQIESQKVQDILAFYLGRLETTNEVTDSDFETRNFWIGLTYKAAKDSFRWTTGEHQSFTSFAFGQPDNQGFGNCVEMQASAAFNWNDQRCKTRNRYICQFAQEHISLWEPGP from the exons ATGTCTGCAGCACTAGGCAGGCCACAGATTCAGCCAGAGCCCTCCCTGGGGCTGGGAGGCCAGAGCCGACGGCTCGGTCTCTTGCTTGTGCTCCTGTCTCTCCCTGGTGTCACCTGGACAGAGGTGCAGACACCCCAGCTGCCAGAGCCGGCGCCAGCTCTCCAAG CCCTGAGCAGGAAGGAGAGTTTCCTGATCCTCTCCCTGCATAACCGCCTACGCAGTCAGGTCCAGCCTCCAGCAGCCAACATGCGGAGAatg GACTGGAGCGAGAGCCTGGCCCAAATAGCTCAAGCCAGGGCAGCCCTCTGTGGCACTTCAGCTCCTCCAAATGTGACATCTGCCCCACGGCACACCCCACAAGTGGGCTGGAATGTGCAGCTGCTGCCCGTGGGCTCCGCAACCTTTGTCGAAGTGGTCAACCTCTGGTTTGCTGAAGGACTGCAGTACAGACACAGGGAGGCTGAGTGTGCCCACAATGCCACCTGCACCCACTACACGCAG CTGGTGTGGGCCACTTCCAGCCAGCTGGGCTGTGGGAAGCATCTATGTTCTGTGGACCAGACAGCCATGGAAGCCTTCGTCTGTGCCTACTCCCCTGG AGGCAACTGGGATGTAAACGGGAAGACAATCGCCCCTTACAAGGAAGGCTCCTGGTGTTCACTCTGCACAGCCAGCGTCTCGGGCTGCTTCAAGGCCTGGGATCATTCAGGGGGCCTCTGTG AGGTCCCCAGAAACCCATGTCGCAGGAGCTGCCGAAATCATGGACATCTCAACATTAGCacttgtctctgtcactgtccccCTGGCTACACAGGGAGGTACTGCCAAG TGCGGTGCAGTGTTCAGTGTGTGCATGGCCGGTTCCGGGAAGAAGAATGCTCCTGTATCTGTGATGTCGGCTATGGGGGAGCCCAGTGTGCCA CCAAGGTGCACTTTCCCTTTCACACCTGTGACCTGAGGATTGATGGAGACTGCTTCATGGTGTCTTCCGAGGCAGACACCTATTATGGAGCCAAGATGAAATGTCAG GGAAAAGGTGGGGTACTGGCCCAGATCGAGAGCCAGAAAGTGCAAGACATCCTTGCCTTCTACCTGGGCCGACTGGAGACCACTAATGAGGTGACTGACAGTGACTTTGAGACCAGGAATTTCTGGATCG GACTCACCTACAAGGCAGCTAAGGACTCCTTCCGCTGGACTACTGGAGAACACCAGTCCTTCACGAGTTTTGCCTTTGGGCAGCCTGACAACCAGGG GTTTGGGAACTGTGTGGAAATGCAGGCATCTGCTGCCTTCAACTGGAATGACCAACGCTGTAAAACTCGAAACCGTTATATCTGTCAGTTTG CTCAGGAGCACATTTCCCTGTGGGAGCCAGGGCCCTGA